The Laspinema palackyanum D2c sequence GAAAACCCTCGCGATCGCCAAAAATTACTGGCAACCACGGTGGTGGCCCATCAACATGGGGAAGAGGCGGCAAAAGAGGCCCGACGCGCAGCGGAAACCCTGGTCCAAGGGGATGCAACCCAAGCTGAAGCGGTCCCAGAATTTTCGTTGGCCGGGGTGGAATTTCCCGCCAAACTGTTTTATATCCTCAATCTGAGTGGATTATGCGCCAGTAGTTCTGATGCGCGACGCCAGATTAAAGGGGGGGCAGTGCGTTTAGATGGCGATCGCATTGCTGACGAAAATCTCTCCTTTGAATCCATTGCCGACCTCAATCATAAGGTTTTACAAGTCGGTAAAAAGAAATTCGTGCGCCTAGTCCAGTCCTAACCTTTATCCCCCTCTCCCCTGTAATTATGTCTGTTTGCGATCGCATTATCGTTCCTCTGGATGTCCCCACTCAAACCGATGCCCTCACCCTAATTGATGCCCTTCCCGAGGTCTCGTTTTGGAAAGTGGGACTAGAACTGTTTGTCAGTTCCGGTCCCAGCATCCTCTCGGAACTTAAAACTCGCCAAAAACGGATTTTTCTCGACCTGAAATTTCACGATATCCCCAACACCGTGGCCGGGGCCTGTCGGTCTGCGGCCCAGTATCAAGTCGATTTGCTGACCATTCACGCCACCTGTGGACGCAGGGCACTCAAAGATGCTCAAACTGCCTTAGTGGAAACTGCTGGAGAGCAAGCGCCTAAATTGATTGCTATTACCCTGTTAACCAGTCTAAATTCCAGGGATTTAGCGTTTGACCTCAAAATTCCTGTTGAATTGCCCGAATATGCCTTACAGATGGCTTTAATAGCGAAAGAGAGTGGCTTGCCTGGGGCGGTTTGTTCTCCTCATGAAGCGGCACAATTGCGATCGGTTTGTGGGTCTGAGTTTCTGTTAGTCTGTCCAGGAGTTCGTCCCACTTGGTCAGAAGCGGGAGATCAACGACGGGCGATGACTCCTGGGGAGGCGATTAAAGCAGGGGCTGATTATTTGGTGATTGGGCGACCCATCACCGCCTCGGAGGACCCGGGGGCGGCATTTCAGCGGATTTGTGAAGAGATAGAGGGATGATGCAGGATTGGGCAAGAGAAGAACCCCACCCTAACCCTCCCCTTGCTAAGGGGAGGGGACCGGAAACCGGAATCTCTAAAAAGCCCCCCCTTAGCAACGCCATCGGGTTGGGGGGGGTTCTTCCCATGATGGCTCAAGAGGGACCCCACCCTAAGCCCCCCCTTAGTAAGGGGAGGGGATCGGAAACCCAAATTTCTCAAAAGCCCCCCCTTAGCAACGCCATCGGGTTGGGGGGGGTTCTTCCCAGAATTGCCGGGGTTCTGCTGTGCTCTTGCGCGGGGTCTCTCTTACCAGTGGGGGTTAGGGCCGGGATATCACAGCCGATCGCCCAAGTTTCTCCCTCTGTTCCCGGGGTTCGCGGGGTCTGTCCGGCGGATTTAGACCTATTAATGAGCCAATTGCTGCCGGATTTGCCCGGTTATGTCAATCGCACGATTCAACGAAGTAGTCAAGATTATGTTCCTCGGTTCGTAATTCTCGCGGGTCGTCCGGAGTTTCAACCTTTGCCTCAAGGTTCAGGGGTGAATCATCCTCCGGTTTCTCGGTTGCCTGGAGATTTAGAAATCGAAGGAGCCGATCCGGCCGCCCAAGTCTTTTTCACCACTTTAGAACGTCATTATACCGCCACTCAATCTGTCGAATATCAGCAATATCATTGGCTATTTTTATCCCAAACTGATGAAGGGTGGCGAGTTAATCAAATGTTTTCTCGCACCGCATATCCAGAAGGGGCAATTCCCACTCCTCCGCGAGATAGTAGTGATAGTGAAATGGCTCAAGCGGTCCGTTTATGGTTACGAGATTGTCGGTACAGGGATTAGGGTTTTTAGTCCCCTGACTATTTCAGTCCGAGTTCTGCTAATTTGGCACTGACCGTTTGGACATCTTGCCACATCAACCATTTAGGTGAACCTTTTTCTCGGGATGGATTGCGGAGGAGATAGGCCGGATGAAAGATGGGCATACAGAATTTTCCTTCCCATTCAAACCATTGACCCCGAATTTTAGTAATTCCTCGTTTTTCCTTGAGTAATCCTTTAACTGCTGTTGCTCCCGTTAATAAAATAATGGAGGGATTAACTAGACGAATTTGTTCTAAAAGATAGGGTTTACAGGCTTCCATTTCGTCTGGAGTGGGGGCGCGATTTCCCGGGGGACGGCATTTATTGACATTGCAGATATAAACGTCTTTTTCGGTGGAAAGTTTGACGGAGGCGAGGATTTTTTCTAATAACTCTCCACTTTTGCCGACAAAGGGTAATCCGGTTTCATCTTCGGTTTGACCCGGGGCTTCCCCAATAATCATAATCGGGGCATGAGGATTTCCTCTGCCAATAACCGCGTGAGTTCGATTCGCGCCTAATCCACATCGGTGGCATTGATTACAGGGGATGGACAGTTCATCAACGGTGCTATAAGTACCGGGGGGAATGGGAATATCGGCACGGGTTGGAATCAGTTCGGGATTAAAGGATGGAGTATCAAGGGGTGCATCAAAAGGGGTGATGTCAAATAAATTAAGCTGGTTTTCTTCGGTCATTTTGTATCCTTAGTTTTGTTTATTTAAAATTATAAACTTTTTACAAAAGGCTTGAAAGCCTTGGGAAATTTAAGAGGGATTCTTCGGTCAGGGCGGTTTTCGACTTAAAACCAGAGAGGTAAATTATATCAGCCGGTTAAATGATTTAAACCCAGGTTTAAGCGGGTTTAGGCTAGTTTTAGCCTAACAGAAAAGGGGATAAAGTGACTCATTACCCATCAGGGTTGGAAAAAATCAGCCATCATAGAGGCAACTGAAGTGCTATGTGGCTGGAGGGGATGATGTTACCTGCCCCATTATTTCGTGATCGCGCTGATGCCGGACAACAACTGGCTGAGGCGGTGATTCAACAACTGACTGAAATCGATCCAGACTTGAAGCGGATGAACCCGATTGTCTATGCGTTGCCGCGAGGGGGATTGCCGATCGCCGCACCCCTGGCACAGCGATTGGGTTGTCCTTTGGATATCATTGTGGCTAAAAAGATTACGCGCCCAGAGAACCCCGAATTGGCCCTGGGTGCGGTAACGGCGGATGGAGAGGTCCTCTGGGGGAGGCAGCGTTTGTTGCGACATCAGGTCCGGCAAATGGCTCAACAGGAGGCTCAAGCGAAAGCTCAAGGGCAGTGGAGTCAAATGGCATCGGCTTGTCCCCAGGTGGACTCGACAGGGGCTTTGGCCCTGGTGGTGGATGATGGAATTGCCACGGGGATGACAATGGCGGTGGCGGTACAGGCGTTACGACAGCGAAATCTGGCCGAAATTTGGATCTGTGTGCCGGTGGCCCCGGAGGAGTTGCTGGAAGAGATAAGCCGGTGGTGCGATCGCCTCCTGGTATTAGCAACTCCCCATCCGTTTATGAGTGTCAGCCGGTTTTACGAGGCGTTTCCCCAGGTGGAAATGTCTGAGGCGATCGCCTACTTATCCGGCCAATAACTGCCCGGTTCCTCTCCAAAATCCCTGGCTAAGGGTTGACTATTCCTTCTGGAATAGTCCTTTGGCTAACATCCTCTATCCCCAGGTGGCGGCTCACGGGATTAGTTTAAGGTTAATCTTAGATTAAGATAAAAAACACGGTCTTAAATTTTTAATCAAAATGCGACGTATGCAATTTTGGGGGGATACCCTGATTAATTATATTCAGCAAAATCCTCCCCTGTGTATCGAACTGGTGATGCTTTCGGCAGCCATTGTTTTACTGGGATTTTGGGGGGTGACTCTGGACTGGCCTTATATGGTCCTGAGTCTGAGTTATGCGGTGGGCTCGTCCTGTTCCTGTTTAGTTCGCGGTGCGATCGCCCCTTCTCCAACCTTTAGACTGCCCCAATTGACCGCAATTTTGTTATTAGTAGTCAGCTTCTTTAGTTTTGCTGATTTACTGGGTTATTTATAATTTACTGGGGAAAGGCTCAATCGATTGATGAAAAATCAAGCGATTTCCTAATGGGTCATAAGCGTAAATTTCCCGTCCGTGAGAGGCGCTCATAATTTCTCCTGGGGGTGGATATCCTAACTGACCCAGATGGGCGATCGCCACCTCCAAATGGGTCACTTCAAAACATAAACTCATACTTCCCGAACCCTGGGGCAAAAACTCCGATTGATGACTGGCTTTTGGCTTAAAAATCCCTAATCTCAACCCGGCCGCAGAAAACTCAGCATAGACCCCTGGACGATAGGGATTGGGAGCGATCGCCAATAGTTGCTCATAAAATTCCACAATTTCTTCAAAATTAGCAGCCGCCAACGTCACAAAGGCGGCTTGATATTCAACATTGATTCCCAAAACAGCCGACTCCTGGTGAGATGCGATCGCTTAAATAATACCGAAATCTCCCACTACCACTCCAGGTCCGGATAGCCCTACCCTAGAGGGTATGGGTCCGGGTTTTTCACCCCCATCCCCAACCCGTCCCCAATGATTTTCTCAAAACCCGTTGGTCCGAAGGGGCGCACCTGGACTAGAGTAAGAGGGGAAGATCGGAATTCTATCCGCTCATGGTAAATTAAGTGGGACTTATTAATCCCTTAAGTAGCAGTTATTGAAGCTCATCCCCTTTGCAGTCCAAGCAGCGATGGGGCATAGGCCATAGGTTGTCACTGGTCAGGGGGGACGGCACACCCACCCTCTACTCCCCAGTTGACCCTATGTAACGTCCTTTGTAAGCACGATCGCAGAATTCAATAAAAAATATGATGCATCTGAGTGAACTGTCTCACCCAAACCAGTTGCATGGTTTATCCATCCATCAACTTGAGCAAATTGCTCGCCAAATTCGGGAAAAGCATCTGGAAACGATCGCCGCCTCTGGCGGTCACCTCGGCCCTGGATTGGGGGTGGTCGAACTCACCCTCGCCCTCTACCAAACCCTAGACCTCGATCACGATAAAGTCATCTGGGATGTGGGCCACCAAGCCTACCCCCATAAACTGATTACCGGACGGTACAACAATTTCCACACCCTGCGCCAAAAAGATGGCGTTGCCGGATACCTCAAACGCAGCGAAAGCAAATTTGACCATTTTGGTGCCGGTCACGCCTCCACGAGCATTTCTGCCGGATTAGGCATGGCTTTAGCCCGGGATATGAAAGGGGAAAAATTCAAAGTAGTGGCAGTGATTGGCGATGGTGCACTCACCGGCGGCATGGCATTGGAAGCGATTAACCATGCCGGTCATTTGCCGCACACCAATTTGATGGTGGTCCTCAATGATAACGAAATGTCCATTTCTCCCAATGTGGGGGCGATTCCTCGTTATCTGAATAAAATGCGCCTGAGTCCCCCGGTTCAGTTCCTCAAAGACAATTTAGAGGAACAGTTCAAACATCTCCCCTTTGTCGGGGAAACCTTCACCCCAGAAATGCAACGCATCAAGGAAGGGATGAAGCGGTTGGCGGTTCCTAAAGTAGGGGCAGTTTTTGAGGAGTTGGGCTTTACCTATATCGGACCCATCGATGGTCATAATCTGGAAGAGTTGATCACCACGTTCAATCAAGCGCATCAAATGCCAGGTCCGGTGTTGGTTCATGTCGCCACGGTGAAAGGGAAAGGCTATGCGATCGCCGAAAAAGACCAAGTGGGTTACCATGCCCAAAATCCCTTTAATCTGGCCACCGGAAAAGCCATTCCCTCCAACAAACCCAAACCCCCCAGCTATTCCAAAGTTTTTGCCGAAACTCTGATTAAACTGGCGGAAGAAAACCCGAAAATTGTGGGAATTACCGCAGCAATGGCCACGGGAACGGGGTTAGATAAACTCCAGGCCAAACTTCCTAATCAGTACATCGATGTGGGGATTGCTGAACAACACGCCGCGACTCTGGCAGCGGGTTTAGCTTGTGAGGGAATTCGCCCAGTTTGCGCGATTTATTCCACCTTCCTGCAACGGGCCTATGATCAAATCATTCACGATATCTGCATTCAAAAATTACCCGTGTTTTTCTGTCTGGACCGGGCAGGAATTGTCGGGGCGGATGGCCCGACTCACCAAGGGTTATATGATATCGCCTCTCTGCGTTGCATTCCCAATTTGGTGCTGATGGCACCGAAGGATGAGGCGGAACTGCAACGGATGTTAGTCACAGGAATTGACTACACCGATGGGGCGATCGCCATGCGCTATCCCCGAGGCAATGGTTACGGTGTTCCCTTGATGGAAGAAGGATGGGAACCCCTGGAAATCGGCAAAGGAGAAATCCTCCGCAGCGGTGATGATTTATTAATCCTCGGCTATGGTTCAATGGTCTATCCCGCCTTACAAACAGCGGAAATTCTCAACGAACATGGGATTTCTGCCACAGTGGTGAATGCGCGCTTTGTCAAACCCTTGGATACCGAGTTAATTTTGCCCCTGGCTCAACGGATTGGTAAAGTGGTGACGATGGAAGAAGGTTGCCTCATGGGCGGTTTTGGTTCGGCAGTGGCGGAAGCTTGCCTGGATCAGAATATCCCCGTGTCCATGTTGCGTCTGGGTGTGCCGGATCAGTTGGTGGATCATGCCACACCGGAACAATCTTTCGCGGATTTGGGTTTAACTCCTTCTCAAATGGCCGATCGCGTTTTACAAACCTTTAAATCGCCGGTCTCTGTTGCTCATTAATTAACAACCTGAGCAATTCTCCCTTTAAAATTATCCCTAGAACTCAGGAATAGAGAACGCAGAGAAATCCTATTTTCTCTGCGTTCTCTTTGTCTGAATGATGATGGCTGTATTTCAGGACTAAATTGGGTGATATCATGAAAAGTTTTGATGTGATTATTGTGGGTGCTGGCCCAGCAGGAGGGCATTGTGCAAGGCAATTAGCCTGTTCTGGCATCTCAGTTTTACTGGTGGAACAACATCAAACCTTTGAGGCAAATAATTTTTCTAGTGCTGTTACTCCAATGGAAACCTTAGCTCAATTTGAGTTACCGGAATCCGTGGTGGGGAGTTTTTGGAATCAGCTTGTAATTTGCAGTACCCAGGTTCGCAAACAGTGGGAGTCTTCCACAGCGTTAGGTGCGGTGTTGAA is a genomic window containing:
- a CDS encoding phosphoribosyltransferase; its protein translation is MLPAPLFRDRADAGQQLAEAVIQQLTEIDPDLKRMNPIVYALPRGGLPIAAPLAQRLGCPLDIIVAKKITRPENPELALGAVTADGEVLWGRQRLLRHQVRQMAQQEAQAKAQGQWSQMASACPQVDSTGALALVVDDGIATGMTMAVAVQALRQRNLAEIWICVPVAPEELLEEISRWCDRLLVLATPHPFMSVSRFYEAFPQVEMSEAIAYLSGQ
- a CDS encoding uracil-DNA glycosylase, whose amino-acid sequence is MTEENQLNLFDITPFDAPLDTPSFNPELIPTRADIPIPPGTYSTVDELSIPCNQCHRCGLGANRTHAVIGRGNPHAPIMIIGEAPGQTEDETGLPFVGKSGELLEKILASVKLSTEKDVYICNVNKCRPPGNRAPTPDEMEACKPYLLEQIRLVNPSIILLTGATAVKGLLKEKRGITKIRGQWFEWEGKFCMPIFHPAYLLRNPSREKGSPKWLMWQDVQTVSAKLAELGLK
- the dxs gene encoding 1-deoxy-D-xylulose-5-phosphate synthase; translated protein: MHLSELSHPNQLHGLSIHQLEQIARQIREKHLETIAASGGHLGPGLGVVELTLALYQTLDLDHDKVIWDVGHQAYPHKLITGRYNNFHTLRQKDGVAGYLKRSESKFDHFGAGHASTSISAGLGMALARDMKGEKFKVVAVIGDGALTGGMALEAINHAGHLPHTNLMVVLNDNEMSISPNVGAIPRYLNKMRLSPPVQFLKDNLEEQFKHLPFVGETFTPEMQRIKEGMKRLAVPKVGAVFEELGFTYIGPIDGHNLEELITTFNQAHQMPGPVLVHVATVKGKGYAIAEKDQVGYHAQNPFNLATGKAIPSNKPKPPSYSKVFAETLIKLAEENPKIVGITAAMATGTGLDKLQAKLPNQYIDVGIAEQHAATLAAGLACEGIRPVCAIYSTFLQRAYDQIIHDICIQKLPVFFCLDRAGIVGADGPTHQGLYDIASLRCIPNLVLMAPKDEAELQRMLVTGIDYTDGAIAMRYPRGNGYGVPLMEEGWEPLEIGKGEILRSGDDLLILGYGSMVYPALQTAEILNEHGISATVVNARFVKPLDTELILPLAQRIGKVVTMEEGCLMGGFGSAVAEACLDQNIPVSMLRLGVPDQLVDHATPEQSFADLGLTPSQMADRVLQTFKSPVSVAH
- the pyrF gene encoding orotidine-5'-phosphate decarboxylase, translated to MSVCDRIIVPLDVPTQTDALTLIDALPEVSFWKVGLELFVSSGPSILSELKTRQKRIFLDLKFHDIPNTVAGACRSAAQYQVDLLTIHATCGRRALKDAQTALVETAGEQAPKLIAITLLTSLNSRDLAFDLKIPVELPEYALQMALIAKESGLPGAVCSPHEAAQLRSVCGSEFLLVCPGVRPTWSEAGDQRRAMTPGEAIKAGADYLVIGRPITASEDPGAAFQRICEEIEG
- a CDS encoding VOC family protein, translated to MGINVEYQAAFVTLAAANFEEIVEFYEQLLAIAPNPYRPGVYAEFSAAGLRLGIFKPKASHQSEFLPQGSGSMSLCFEVTHLEVAIAHLGQLGYPPPGEIMSASHGREIYAYDPLGNRLIFHQSIEPFPSKL